In a genomic window of Gossypium arboreum isolate Shixiya-1 chromosome 9, ASM2569848v2, whole genome shotgun sequence:
- the LOC108451368 gene encoding transcription factor FER-LIKE IRON DEFICIENCY-INDUCED TRANSCRIPTION FACTOR-like, with protein sequence MDASRNSPLELPDHFEPYDFVEDPNFDQLVNLIQGETEDVVSAFDYDLINGCFDDKQTGGAPGDAFEFDATSTMVPDFNYAFNALPSFDGEIMKDGEEDSDEEDESSGTTTTTSSMTTKKSKADRSRTLILERRRRGQMKEKLYALRSLVPNITKMDKKSIIGDAVLYVQDLQMQAKKLKAEITGLEALMAGYQEESINNPVKIRVARNNHPICKKILKLDMFQVEERVFYVRLVCNKSEGVALSLYKALESLSNFKIQNSNLATVSDTFALTFTLNVRDREQSMNLANMKLWVSGALLNRGFEFINCL encoded by the exons ATGGATGCATCGAGAAATTCCCCTCTGGAGCTCCCTGACCACTTTGAACCATATGACTTCGTTGAGGATCCTAACTTTGATCAGTTGGTCAATCTAATTCAAGGAGAAACCGAAGACGTGGTCTCCGCTTTCGATTATGATCTTATCAATGGCTGCTTTGATGACAAGCAGACTGGTGGAGCACCTGGGGATGCTTTCGAGTTTGATGCTACAAGCACCATGGTGCCGGATTTTAACTATGCTTTCAATGCATTGCCTAGTTTTGATGGAGAAATAATGAAGGATGGGGAGGAAGATAGCGACGAGGAAGACGAGTCTTCCGGGACAACAACAACAACATCATCGATGACAACAAAGAAATCAAAGGCTGATCGGTCGAGAACTTTGATTTTGGAACGACGCAGGAGGGGTCAGATGAAGGAGAAACTCTATGCATTGCGTTCCTTGGTTCCTAATATAACTAAG ATGGACAAGAAATCCATAATTGGAGATGCTGTATTGTATGTGCAAGACTTGCAAATGCAGGCTAAGAAGCTAAAAGCTGAGATTACTGGTCTTGAAGCATTGATGGCAGGGTACCAAGAAGAATCAATTAATAACCCCGTTAAGATTCGAGTTGCAAGAAACAACCATCCCATTTGCAAGAAGATTTTGAAG TTGGATATGTTTCAAGTGGAAGAAAGAGTGTTTTACGTTAGACTGGTTTGCAACAAAAGTGAAGGGGTTGCATTATCACTTTACAAGGCCCTTGAATCCCTTTCCaacttcaaaattcaaaattccaATCTGGCCACCGTTTCTGACACATTTGCATTAACATTTACTCTAAAT GTCAGAGATCGTGAGCAGTCCATGAACTTGGCAAACATGAAGTTATGGGTAAGTGGGGCTCTTCTAAACCGAGGGTTTGAGTTTATAAATTGCCTGTAG